From the genome of Anopheles moucheti chromosome 3, idAnoMoucSN_F20_07, whole genome shotgun sequence, one region includes:
- the LOC128305642 gene encoding caspase-like produces MDSSPVVLSTDHSSNGIRTSNSTVERAQANTTQNANEAYEEEYDTSNPRRGVAIILHHENFELMSKREGSRRDRDTAITVLTNMQFDVRVYDDLRFEELQTVLERLAGEDHSASDCLLVMIMTHGDDDVLYAYDGVYSVDVLFERFMGDACPTLLGKPKLFFVQACRGTEFDKGVKLRQCGLDEDNSTAHKYVIPTTADLLVMYSSYKGHVSWRSTVGGSWFIQALCAELEISWRHLELLQLLTAVSRRVAYDYQSNVPQSETMNAMKQMPSIVSMLTKLVYFPVKKELQ; encoded by the exons ATGGACTCTTCACCGGTTGTGCTTTCAACTGACCATTCTTCGAATGGTATTAGGAC GAGCAACTCGACGGTGGAACGCGCTCAAGCGAATACCACGCAAAATGCGAATGAAGCATACGAGGAGGAGTATGATACCAGTAACCCACGCCGTGGTGTAGCCATCATCTTACACCACGAGAACTTTGAGCTGATGAGTAAACGCGAAGGGAGCCGCAGAGATCGCGATACCGCCATCACGGTCCTAACCAACATGCAGTTTGATGTCCGCGTGTATGACGATCTGCGATTTGAGGAGCTGCAAACGGTACTGGAACGACTTGCCGGCGAGGATCATTCGGCTAGTGACTGCTTGTTGGTAATGATCATGACGCATGGAGATGATGACGTGCTGTATGCCTACGATGGCGTGTATTCGGTTGACGTGCTGTTTGAACGTTTTATGGGTGACGCGTGCCCGACGCTACTCGGCAAGCCAAAGCTCTTCTTCGTACAGGCCTGCCGTGGGACGGAGTTCGATAAAGGAGTGAAGTTGCGCCAGTGCGGTCTGGATGAAGATAACTCAACGGCCCACAAATATGTTATACCGACAACGGCCGATTTGCTGGTGATGTACTCATCGTACAAGGGCCATGTTTCGTGGAGAAGCACCGTGGGAGGTTCGTGGTTCATACAGGCACTGTGTGCGGAGCTGGAAATCAGCTGGCGACACCTGgagctgctgcagctgctgacGGCCGTTTCACGCAGGGTGGCTTACGATTATCAATCAAACGTTCCGCAGAGTGAAACGATGAATGCAATGAAACAAATGCCCTCTATTGTGTCGATGCTAAcgaagcttgtttatttccctGTGAAGAAAGAGTTGCAATAA
- the LOC128305641 gene encoding caspase-1-like codes for MNVLAETDDVDNNSRILAQASCVSDIIASSVVHGIEIVDDAHYDMRHEQRGVAVIFNQMHFFHQTTRKGTDVDCDNMQQVLSDLQFEVRVHKDLMVNEIMEVLNDLAEENHKNRDCLLVVMMTHGQDNVLHAKDRTFRVDRLWENFIGKACPTLLGKPKLFFIQACRGDNVDKGVSLEQSIKQAARTVASATARELPQPTIQPGRAKSIQYAIPAMADLLVMYSTYKGHYSWRHTNRGSWFIRALCDELRMHGNSKQLLQLLTAVSRKVAFGFQSVVPGDGLKNSSKQMPCIVSMLTKIVYFPRK; via the exons ATGAATGTGTTAGCCGAAACTGACGATGTGGACAACAACAGTCGAATTTT GGCCCAAGCGTCGTGCGTTTCCGACATCATTGCCTCATCGGTAGTGCATGGCATTGAGATTGTCGATGATGCCCATTACGATATGCGACACGAACAGCGGGGAGTAGCAGTAATTTTCAATCagatgcatttttttcatcaaacCACACGCAAAGGCACCGATGTGGACTGTGACAACATGCAGCAAGTGCTGAGCGATCTGCAGTTTGAGGTGCGCGTGCATAAGGATTTAATGGTGAATGAAATAATGGAAGTGCTCAACGATCTGGCGGAAGAGAATCACAAGAACCGCGACtgtttgctggtggtgatgatgacaCACGGGCAGGATAATGTTTTGCATGCGAAAGATCGCACGTTCCGCGTTGATCGTTTGTGGGAAAATTTCATCGGCAAGGCGTGTCCCACGCTGCTTGGCAAACCTAAGCTGTTCTTCATACAAGCGTGTCGGGGAGATAACGTGGATAAAGGTGTTTCTCTGGAGCAGTCTATCAAACAAGCGGCACGAACGGTTGCATCAGCCACAGCAAGAGAATTGCCCCAACCGACCATACAACCGGGTAGAGCGAAGTCGATCCAGTATGCCATTCCAGCGATGGCCGATTTGCTGGTGATGTACTCCACCTACAAAGGGCATTATTCGTGGCGTCACACTAACCGGGGGTCTTGGTTCATCCGGGCACTATGCGATGAACTACGCATGCACGGCAACAGCAAGCAACTGCTGCAACTATTGACCGCCGTTTCGCGCAAAGTAGCGTTCGGATTTCAATCCGTCGTACCCGGCGACGGCCTTaagaacagcagcaaacaaatgcCTTGCATTGTTTCGATGCTTacgaaaattgtttattttcctaggaaataa